Proteins co-encoded in one Puntigrus tetrazona isolate hp1 chromosome 20, ASM1883169v1, whole genome shotgun sequence genomic window:
- the adam17b gene encoding disintegrin and metalloproteinase domain-containing protein 17 codes for MKRVVFFLASFFLTECSRRHIRDVLDHEYDQLSSLLSDFDVLQLSGLQQHSVRKRDVQSQTHAERLLGFTALQRHFRLYLTTNTELFAHDFKAVVVGEDGAQEMYEVQRENFFTGHVIGEENSRVQAHIGDNDFTAHILTDEAEYNIEPLWRFIDNPRDDRLLVYRSDDIRNVSRLAAPKVCGYVSADASDMLPESARVAGALDEDEEEERHPRERRQTLDHSKNTCPLLLVADYRFFRHMGRKEESTTLNYLIELIDRVDDIYRNTSWDEEFKGYGVQIQQIIINKTPTQVEPGGSHFNMKGTPVKSKDVWDVKKLLEQFSIDIADNASKVCLAHLFTYQDFDEGTLGLAYVAPSKPGFPGGLCSEKCPPSGNDNRAIYLNTGLTSTKNYGKTILTKEADLVTTHELGHNFGSVHDPDDVSYCAPREDQGGKYVMYPIAVSGDHSNNKLFSNCSKISIAKRLRAKASTCFRERNSNVCGNSRVEEGEECDPGLLHLNSDRCCTANCKLRPNMQCSDRNSACCKDCMFEKRDKVCQEPMDATCKGRSYCTGHSSECPPPENLPNKTICVDNGRCLKGECIPFCEAVETLKSCACNETNNSCKVCCRDKNGVCAPYVNDKGNHLYLRKGKPCTVGFCDGAGKCMKQVQDVIERLWDFIEKLDINTFGKFLADNIVGSVVVFSLLFWIPLSILVHCVDKKLDQQYELNTKSLFYPSNAELLSSLESASVRIFKPPTSSGSSAVPRFQASGPLQTSTPPVSISQVAPAPTPAPCPLPTIEPQRMATIQEDPSYDSHLDEQALGEDFPTSGSVSRSFDDLTENRENAMSFRVNRHARSNSKETEC; via the exons ATGAAACGCGTCGTTTTCTTTCTGGCGTCTTTTTTCTTGACGGAATGTTCAAGGAGACACATCAGGGATGTCCTAGACCACGAGTATG ACCAGCTCAGCTCATTGCTGTCGGACTTTGATGTTCTTCAGCTGTCCGGTCTTCAGCAGCATTCGGTTCGTAAGAGAGACGTGCAGTCGCAAACGCACGCAGAAAGACTTCTCGGTTTCACTGCGTTACAGAG GCATTTCAGATTGTACTTGACAACCAACACAGAGCTCTTCGCTCATGACTTCAAGGCCGTGGTGGTAGGAGAGGATGGCGCTCAAGAGATGTACGAGGTCCAGAGAGAAAACTTCTTCACGGGGCATGTCATTG GAGAGGAGAATTCCAGAGTACAAGCACATATCGGTGACAATGACTTCACCGCTCATATTCTTACCGATGAAGCCGAATACAACATTGAG CCGCTGTGGAGGTTTATCGACAACCCTCGCGACGATCGACTGCTCGTATATCGCTCGGATGACATCAGGAACGTGAGCCGGCTGGCGGCTCCGAAAGTGTGCGGCTACGTCAGTGCGGACGCCAGCGATATGCTTCCGGAAAGTGCGCGAGTGGCTGGTGCGcttgatgaagatgaagaggaggaga GGCATCCACGAGAGCGAAGGCAGACGCTGGACCACAGTAAGAACACCTGCCCTCTGCTGCTTGTAGCCGACTATCGCTTTTTCAGACACATGGGCCGTAAGGAGGAGAGCACCACCCTCAACTacctg ATTGAGCTGATTGATCGCGTGGATGACATTTACCGTAATACATCTTGGGATGAGGAGTTTAAAGGCTATGGCGTTCAGATTCAGCAG ATTATAATTAACAAGACACCCACACAAGTAGAGCCAGGAGGTTCCCACTTCAACATGAAAGGGACGCCTGTGAAAAGCAAAGATGTCTGGGATGTCAAGAAGCTCCTGGAG CAATTTAGCATTGACATTGCGGACAATGCATCCAAGGTGTGCTTGGCTCATCTCTTCACCTATCAGGATTTTGATGAAGGCACACTTGGCTTGGCTTACGTGGCTCCTTCCAAACCAGGCTTTCCTGGAGGTCTTTGCTCTGAGA AGTGCCCACCTTCAGGAAACGACAACCGTGCTATATACCTCAACACTGGACTAACCAGCACCAAAAATTACGGGAAAACCATTCTTACAAAG GAAGCGGACTTGGTTACTACCCATGAGCTTGGCCACAACTTTGGCTCTGTTCATGACCCAGACGATGTGTCGTACTGTGCGCCCAGAGAGGATCAGGGGGGCAAATACGTAATGTACCCTATTGCAGTGAGCGGGGACCACTCTAACAATAAA TTGTTTTCAAACTGCAGTAAGATCTCCATAGCAAAGAGATTGAGGGCCAAGGCCTCCACCTGCTTCAGGGAGAGGAACAGCAACGTGTGTGGAAACTCTCGGGTGGAGGAAGGCGAGGAGTGTGACCCTGGACTGCTTCACCTCAACAGCGACCGCTGCTGCACGGCTAACTGCAAACTCCGACCCAACATGCAGTGCAG TGACAGGAACAGCGCGTGCTGCAAAGACTGCATGTTTGAGAAGCGGGATAAGGTGTGTCAGGAGCCAATGGATGCCACCTGCAAGGGGAGATCTTACTGTACAG GACACAGCAGTGAGTGCCCTCCTCCAGAGAACCTCCCCAATAAGACCATCTGTGTGGACAATGGCCGGTGTCTGAAGGGAGAGTGCATCCCGTTTTGTGAAGCTGTGGAGACCCTGAAGTCCTGTGCTTGCAATG AGACAAACAACTCTTGTAAGGTGTGCTGTAGGGATAAGAACGGTGTGTGTGCTCCTTATGTCAATGACAAGGGCAACCACCTCTATCTGCGGAAAGGCAAACCCTGCACCGTGGGCTTTTGTGATGGAGCG GGCAAATGCATGAAACAGGTCCAGGATGTTATTGAGAGGTTGTGGGATTTCATTGAGAAGCTGGACATCAATACTTTTG GGAAGTTTCTGGCTGATAACATTGTTGGCTCAGTGGTGGTTTTCTCACTACTTTTCTGGATCCCTCTCAGCATTCTGGTTCATTGTGTG gATAAGAAACTTGACCAGCAGTATGAATTGAACACAAAGTCACTCTTCTACCCGAGC AATGCGGAGCTGCTGAGCAGCCTAGAATCAGCTTCAGTGCGGATCTTTAAGCCACCTACGTCCTCGGGCTCCTCTGCAGTGCCACGCTTCCAGGCGTCTGGACCTCTGCAGACCAGCACTCCACCTGTCTCCATCTCTCAGGTGGCACCAGCTCCAACCCCAGCCCCCTGTCCTCTTCCTACAATAGAGCCCCAGCGCATGGCCACCATCCAAGAAGATCCCAGCTATGATTCCCACCTGGATGAGCAAGCCTTGGGAGAGGATTTCCCTACCTCTGGGTCGGTGTCGCGTTCCTTTGATGATCTGacggagaacagagagaacgCCATGTCCTTCAGGGTAAATAGACACGCACGGAGTAACAGCAAGGAGACTGAATGCTAA
- the cpsf3 gene encoding cleavage and polyadenylation specificity factor subunit 3 has translation MATKRKADVPVPAEESDQLLIRPLGAGQEVGRSCIILEFKGRKIMLDCGIHPGLEGMDALPYIDLIDPAEIDLLLISHFHLDHCGALPWFLQKTSFKGRTFMTHATKAIYRWLLSDYVKVSNISADDMLYTETDLEESMDKIETINFHEVKEVAGIKFWCYHAGHVLGAAMFMIEIAGVKLLYTGDFSRQEDRHLMAAEIPSVKPDILITESTYGTHIHEKREEREARFCNTVHDIVNREGRCLIPVFALGRAQELLLILDEYWQNHPELHDIPIYYASSLAKKCMAVYQTYVNAMNDKIRKAININNPFVFKHISNLKSMDHFDDIGPSVVMASPGMMQSGLSRELFESWCTDKRNGVIIAGYCVEGTLAKHIMSEPEEITTMSGQKLPLKMSVDYISFSAHTDYQQTSEFIRALKPPHVILVHGEQNEMARLKAALIREYEDNDEVHIEVHNPRNTEAVTLNFRGEKLAKVMGSLADKKSVQGQRVSGILVKKNFSYHILAPSDLSNYTDLAMSTVKQTQAIPFTGPFPLLLSQLRHLTGDVEEVEISEKSTLRVFNSITVVHDQNMVLLEWFANPLNDMYADAVTTVVLEVQSNPKAQKVVQPQEKKVDVNAFQNRLLKMFQDMFGEECVDFKDKSCLAVSVDGKTAFINLETRIVEYEEDNSEDDSLREMVELAVQRLYEAMNPVM, from the exons ATGGCTACGAAACGTAAAGCGGATGTACCAGTGCCCGCGGAAGAGAGCGATCAACTCCTCATAAGACCACT AGGAGCTGGTCAAGAGGTGGGCAGGTCCTGTATCATCCTGGAGTTTAAGGGCCGCAAAATCATG CTGGACTGCGGCATCCACCCTGGATTGGAGGGCATGGACGCATTGCCTTACATCGATCTGATAGACCCTGCCGAGATCGACCTGCTCCTGATCAGCCA TTTTCACTTGGATCATTGCGGAGCCTTGCCGTGGTTTTTACAAAAGACGAGTTTCAAAGGGAGGACATTTATGACCCACGCCACCAAAGCCATTTACCGCTGGCTGCTTTCAGATTATGTCAAAGTCAG CAACATCTCGGCGGATGATATGCTGTACACCGAGACCGATCTAGAGGAGAGCATGGACAAGATCGAGACCATCAACTTCCACGAAGTGAAAGAGGTGGCCGGCATCAAGTTCTGGTGCTACCACGCAGGGCATGTTTTGGGAGCAGCCATGTTCATGATAGAGATTGCGGGAGTGAAA CTGCTGTACACGGGAGATTTCTCACGTCAAGAAGACAGACATCTCATGGCAGCCGAGATCCCCAGCGTCAAACCAGACATTCTCATCACA GAGTCTACATACGGCACACACATCCAtgagaagagagaggagagagaggctCGTTTCTGTAACACGGTTCATGACATAGTGAACCGCGAGGGCCGCTGTCTCATTCCTGTGTTTGCTTTGGGTCGAGCCCAGGAGCTGCTGCTCATTCTGG ATGAATACTGGCAGAATCACCCTGAACTCCATGACATTCCCATCTACTATGCCTCATCCCTGGCCAAGAAGTGCATGGCGGTGTACCAGACTTATGTGAACGCCATGAACGATAAGATCCGCAAGGCCATCAACATTAACAACCCGTTTGTCTTCAAGCATATCAGCAATCTTAAG AGTATGGACCATTTTGATGACATTGGCCCTAGTGTGGTGATGGCATCTCCAGGTATGATGCAGAGCGGTCTTTCCAGAGAGCTTTTTGAGAGCTGGTGCACCGACAAGAGGAACGGTGTCATCATAGCGGGTTACTGTGTAGAGGGAACACTCGCCAAG CATATCATGTCTGAGCCAGAGGAGATCACCACCATGTCGGGACAGAAGCTTCCTCTGAAGATGTCCGTGGACTATATCTCCTTCTCTGCTCATACAGACTACCAGCAGACCAGCGAGTTCATCAGAGCTCTGAAACCTCCTCATGTG ATCCTGGTTCATGGAGAGCAGAATGAGATGGCTCGACTGAAAGCCGCTTTGATACGAGAGTATGAGGACAACGATGAGGTTCACATCGAGGTGCACAACCCTCGTAACACTGAGGCCGTCACGCTCAACTTCAGAGGAGAGAAACTGGCCAAG GTGATGGGCTCTCTTGCCGATAAGAAGTCCGTGCAGGGTCAGCGGGTCTCGGGCATCCTGGTTAAAAAGAACTTTAGTTATCACATCCTCGCACCTTCTGACCTCTCCA ATTACACCGATCTGGCCATGAGCACAGTGAAACAGACCCAAGCCATTCCCTTCACCGGCCCTTTTCCCTTGCTTTTGAGTCAGCTACGGCACCTGACAG gtgATGTGGAGGAGGTCGAGATCTCAGAGAAGAGCACACTGAGAGTCTTTAACAGCATCACAGTGGTTCATGATCAGAACATGGTGCTGCTGGAG TGGTTTGCCAATCCTCTGAATGACATGTACGCTGATGCCGTGACCACAGTGGTGCTGGAGGTGCAGTCCAACCCTAAAGCTCAGAAAG ttGTTCAGCCCCAAGAAAAGAAGGTGGATGTGAATGCTTTCCAGAATAGATTACTGAAAATGTTCCA AGACATGTTTGGAGAAGAGTGCGTCGACTTTAAAGACAAGAGCTGTCTCGCTGTAAGTGTAGATGGGAAAACTGCCTTTATCAACCTGGAAACCAGA ATCGTGGAGTATGAGGAGGACAATTCTGAAGATGATTCTCTCAGAGAAATGGTGGAGCTTGCCGTACAGAGACTGTATGAAGCCATGAACCCCGTCATGTGA